From the Paraburkholderia sp. PREW-6R genome, one window contains:
- a CDS encoding nucleobase:cation symporter-2 family protein, protein MQSNTVHPCDERLPAGQLLTLGIQHVLVMYAGAVAVPLIIGAALKLPKDQIAFLISADLFACGITTLIQTLGLWIFGIRLPVIMGCTFAAVGPMLAIGTNPSLGILDIFGSTIAAGVIGILIAPAVGKLLRFFPPVVIGVVISVIGLSLMEVGINWAAGGVGNPDYGNPVYLGLSLAVLMLILLINKFAKGFIANISVLLGIVAGFVVALLLGRVNMDGITHASWVGFPMPFHFGLPHFDPLSIATMVTVMFVTFIESTGMFLAVGDMVDRPVNQKALVRGLRVDGLGTVIGGIFNSFPHTSFSQNVGLIGVTGVKSRFVCAMGGVILVLLGLFPKMAQVVASVPAFVLGGAGIVMFGMVAANGIKVLAKVDFVRNQHNLFIVAVSIGMGLVPVVSPHFFSQLPPALTPLLHSGILLASVSAVLLNLIFNGVKSEKNAQSEIREAGHDFDGRGGKDAHRDEMLRAADLH, encoded by the coding sequence ATGCAATCGAACACGGTTCACCCGTGCGACGAGCGACTGCCCGCAGGCCAGTTGCTCACCCTCGGCATCCAGCACGTTCTCGTGATGTATGCCGGCGCAGTCGCCGTGCCGCTGATCATCGGCGCCGCACTCAAGTTGCCGAAGGATCAGATCGCTTTCCTGATCAGCGCCGACCTGTTCGCGTGCGGTATCACGACGCTGATCCAGACACTCGGCCTGTGGATTTTCGGTATCCGCCTGCCTGTCATCATGGGTTGCACGTTCGCGGCCGTCGGCCCGATGCTCGCGATCGGCACCAACCCGTCACTCGGCATTCTCGACATCTTCGGCTCGACGATCGCGGCTGGCGTGATCGGTATTCTCATCGCGCCAGCCGTCGGCAAGCTGCTCCGGTTCTTCCCGCCGGTGGTGATCGGCGTCGTGATCTCGGTGATCGGTCTTTCGCTGATGGAAGTCGGGATCAACTGGGCGGCCGGTGGCGTGGGCAATCCCGACTACGGCAATCCGGTGTATCTGGGTCTGTCGCTGGCCGTGCTGATGCTGATTCTGCTGATCAACAAGTTCGCGAAGGGCTTCATCGCCAATATTTCGGTGCTGCTTGGCATCGTGGCGGGCTTCGTGGTCGCATTGCTGCTCGGCCGCGTCAATATGGACGGCATCACGCACGCATCGTGGGTCGGTTTCCCGATGCCGTTCCACTTCGGTCTGCCGCACTTCGACCCGCTCTCGATCGCGACGATGGTCACCGTGATGTTCGTCACGTTCATCGAATCGACGGGCATGTTCCTCGCGGTCGGCGACATGGTGGATCGTCCGGTGAATCAGAAGGCGCTGGTGCGCGGCCTGCGTGTCGACGGCCTGGGCACGGTGATCGGCGGCATCTTCAACTCGTTCCCGCATACGTCGTTCTCGCAAAACGTTGGCCTGATCGGCGTGACGGGCGTGAAAAGCCGCTTTGTCTGCGCGATGGGCGGCGTGATCCTGGTACTGCTCGGCCTGTTCCCGAAGATGGCGCAAGTGGTCGCCTCGGTGCCGGCGTTCGTGCTTGGCGGCGCGGGTATCGTGATGTTCGGCATGGTGGCGGCGAACGGCATCAAGGTGCTGGCCAAAGTCGACTTCGTGCGGAACCAGCACAACCTGTTCATCGTCGCGGTGAGTATCGGCATGGGCCTCGTGCCGGTGGTGTCGCCGCACTTCTTCTCGCAACTGCCCCCGGCACTCACGCCGTTGCTGCATAGCGGGATTTTGCTGGCTTCGGTGTCGGCGGTGCTGTTGAACCTGATTTTCAACGGCGTGAAGAGCGAAAAGAACGCGCAGAGCGAGATCCGCGAAGCGGGTCACGATTTCGACGGCCGCGGCGGCAAGGACGCCCATCGCGACGAAATGCTGCGCGCGGCTGATCTGCACTGA
- a CDS encoding efflux transporter outer membrane subunit, with protein MQKHSLIAVAVALFAAGCTLAPKYQRPAPPVTSTFPTGGVYDAQPGATQPGQQQPGTTGASRSANGQAAADIGWRDFFVDPRMQKLIEVALKNNRDLRVSVLNMQASAAQFRIVRAGLLPTLDASASQSKSRTPRDLSFFDQTISNSYSVGLNASWEIDFFGRIQSLKDQALAQYLATAQARKAAEIALVSQVANQYLTVLELDDLLKVTQNTLKTAQESYRITKLQFDNGTGTELDLRQSQTVVEQASANLQSQQRLRAQADNALVLLIGEPLPADLPPGMALDNQNLLTDIPAGLPSDLLTRRPDIMEAEENLLAANANIGAARAAFFPKVSLTGSFGTLSPTLGGLFKPGSAAWSFAPSITLPIFEGGQNLANLDLANIQKNVQIATYEKAIQTAFREVADGLAARGTYDQQIESLERNTFAEQRRLDLSNLRYTNGVDSYLSVLTAQTDLYSSQQSLITARMERLQNLVTLYQALGGGWIEHNGDQPRPADAPVDYGAASAPVAASAATAG; from the coding sequence ATGCAAAAACACTCTCTGATTGCAGTAGCAGTCGCGCTCTTCGCAGCGGGTTGCACGTTGGCGCCGAAGTACCAGCGTCCGGCGCCGCCCGTGACGAGCACCTTCCCGACGGGCGGCGTGTACGACGCGCAGCCGGGCGCAACCCAGCCGGGTCAGCAGCAGCCCGGCACGACGGGCGCCTCGCGCAGCGCGAATGGCCAGGCGGCAGCCGACATCGGCTGGCGCGATTTCTTCGTCGATCCGCGTATGCAGAAGCTGATCGAAGTCGCGTTGAAGAACAACCGCGATCTGCGCGTGTCGGTGCTGAACATGCAGGCATCGGCGGCGCAGTTCCGCATCGTGCGCGCGGGTCTGCTCCCGACGCTCGACGCGTCGGCATCGCAAAGCAAGTCGCGCACGCCGAGAGATCTGTCGTTCTTCGACCAGACCATCTCGAACTCGTATTCGGTCGGTCTGAACGCGTCGTGGGAAATCGACTTTTTCGGCCGGATCCAGAGCCTGAAGGACCAGGCGTTGGCGCAGTACCTGGCCACCGCGCAGGCACGCAAGGCGGCGGAAATCGCGCTGGTCTCGCAGGTTGCGAACCAGTACCTCACGGTGCTGGAGCTCGACGATCTGCTGAAGGTCACGCAGAACACGCTGAAGACCGCGCAGGAGTCGTACCGGATCACAAAGCTCCAGTTCGACAACGGCACGGGCACCGAACTGGATCTGCGTCAGTCGCAAACGGTGGTCGAGCAGGCGAGCGCCAATCTGCAGTCGCAGCAGCGTCTGCGGGCTCAGGCGGACAACGCGCTCGTGCTGTTGATCGGCGAGCCGCTGCCGGCGGATCTGCCGCCGGGCATGGCGCTGGACAATCAGAATCTCCTCACGGATATTCCGGCCGGTTTGCCTTCCGACCTGCTCACGCGTCGTCCGGACATCATGGAGGCCGAGGAAAACCTGCTCGCGGCCAATGCGAATATCGGCGCGGCGCGCGCAGCGTTCTTCCCGAAAGTGTCGCTTACCGGCAGCTTCGGCACACTGAGCCCGACGCTCGGCGGCCTGTTCAAGCCGGGTTCGGCGGCATGGAGTTTTGCACCGTCGATCACACTGCCGATCTTCGAAGGCGGCCAGAACCTGGCCAATCTCGATCTCGCGAACATCCAGAAGAACGTCCAGATCGCCACGTATGAGAAGGCGATCCAGACGGCCTTCCGCGAAGTGGCGGACGGCCTCGCCGCACGCGGCACGTACGATCAGCAGATCGAGTCGCTGGAGCGCAATACGTTTGCCGAACAGCGCCGGCTCGATCTGTCGAACCTGCGTTATACGAACGGCGTCGACAGCTATCTGTCGGTGCTGACCGCGCAGACCGATCTGTATTCGTCGCAGCAGTCGTTGATCACCGCGCGCATGGAGCGTCTGCAGAATCTGGTGACGTTGTACCAGGCGCTCGGCGGCGGCTGGATCGAGCACAACGGCGACCAGCCGCGCCCGGCTGATGCACCGGTCGATTACGGTGCGGCGAGCGCGCCGGTGGCTGCGTCGGCGGCTACTGCTGGGTGA
- a CDS encoding efflux RND transporter permease subunit, whose amino-acid sequence MAKFFIDRPIFAWVIAIILMLAGIASVFTLPIAQYPTIAPPAVQISATYPGASAKTVENTVTQVIEQQMSGLDHLLYLSSTSDDSGTATITLTFAAGTNPDIAQVQVQNKLQLATPLLPQAVQQLGTKVTKSSSSFLLVMAFVSEDGSMNKYDLANYVASNIQDPVSRIDGVGTVTLFGSQYAMRIWLDANRLTNFGLTPVDVEAALQAQNVQVAGGSLGGTPSVPGQVLQATITEATLLNTPEQFGNILLKVNPDGSQVRIKDVGHIELGGENYNFDTKYNGQPTAGFGIQLATGANALATAKAVRAKVAELSKYFPHGLVVQYPYDTTPFVRLSIEEVVKTLLEGIVLVFLVMYLFLQNLRATLIPTIAVPVVLLGTFAIMGIVGFSINTLSMFGLVLAIGLLVDDAIVVVENVERVMQEEGLSPRDATRKAMDQITGALVGVALVLSAVFVPVAFSGGSVGAIYRQFSLTIVAAMVLSVLVALILTPALCATILKPVEKGHEEKTTGFFGWFNRTFNRSRDKYHSGVAHVIKRSGRWLIIYMVVIVAVGLLFVRLPKSFLPDEDQGTMFVLVQTPSGSTQETTARALKDISDYLLNTEKSIVESTFTVNGFSFAGRGQNAGLVFVRMKDYSVRQHSDQKVQALVGRLFMHFGSYKNALVYPVNPPSIPELGTAAGFDFELQDRAGIGHEKLMEARNMLLGLASKDPTLAQVRPNGLNDTPQFKVDIDHEKASALGVSLATIDQTFSIAWASQYVNNFLDTDGRIKKVYLQGDAPFRMKPEDLNAWYVRNSAGGMVPFSSFASGTWTYGSPKLERYNGISAVEIQGAAAPGKSTGQAMTAMEALVAKLPAGIGYEWTGLSLQERQSGSQAPILYGISILVVFLCLAALYESWSIPFSVIMVVPLGVIGALLAATLRGLENDVFFQVGLLTTVGLSAKNAILIVEFARELQQGEGMGPVEAALEAARLRLRPILMTSLAFILGVMPLAISNGAGSASQHAIGTGVIGGMLTATFLAIFMIPMFFVVIRAKFGGEKEDPDVALAHYDQHHPRDGGGAAGASTDEGSGKDGH is encoded by the coding sequence ATGGCAAAGTTCTTTATCGATCGCCCGATTTTTGCATGGGTGATCGCCATTATTCTGATGCTCGCGGGTATCGCGTCGGTGTTCACATTGCCGATCGCCCAATACCCGACGATTGCCCCGCCGGCCGTGCAGATCAGCGCAACGTACCCGGGCGCATCGGCGAAGACGGTGGAAAACACCGTCACGCAGGTGATCGAGCAGCAGATGAGTGGTCTCGACCACTTGCTGTATCTGTCGTCCACGTCGGACGACTCGGGTACGGCAACCATCACGCTGACGTTCGCGGCCGGCACCAACCCTGACATCGCGCAGGTTCAGGTACAGAACAAGCTGCAGCTCGCCACGCCGCTGCTGCCGCAAGCCGTTCAGCAGCTCGGTACGAAGGTGACGAAGTCGAGCAGCAGCTTCCTGCTGGTCATGGCGTTCGTCTCCGAAGACGGCAGCATGAACAAGTACGACCTGGCGAACTACGTCGCGTCGAACATTCAGGATCCGGTCAGCCGTATCGACGGTGTGGGCACGGTGACGCTGTTCGGCTCGCAGTACGCGATGCGGATCTGGCTGGACGCCAACCGGCTCACCAACTTCGGGCTGACGCCGGTCGATGTCGAGGCGGCGTTGCAGGCGCAGAACGTTCAGGTTGCGGGCGGCTCGCTCGGCGGCACGCCGTCGGTGCCGGGTCAGGTGTTGCAGGCCACCATCACGGAAGCCACGCTGCTCAACACGCCCGAACAGTTCGGCAACATTCTGCTGAAGGTGAACCCGGACGGCTCGCAAGTCCGGATCAAGGACGTGGGTCACATCGAACTCGGCGGCGAAAACTACAACTTCGACACCAAGTACAACGGTCAGCCGACGGCAGGCTTCGGTATTCAGCTCGCCACGGGCGCGAACGCGCTGGCCACGGCCAAGGCGGTGCGCGCGAAGGTCGCCGAACTGTCGAAGTACTTCCCGCATGGTCTGGTCGTGCAGTACCCGTACGACACCACGCCGTTCGTGCGCCTGTCGATCGAGGAAGTGGTCAAGACGCTGCTCGAAGGTATCGTGCTGGTGTTCCTGGTCATGTACCTGTTCCTGCAGAATCTGCGCGCCACGCTGATCCCGACGATCGCCGTGCCGGTGGTGCTGCTGGGCACGTTCGCGATCATGGGTATCGTCGGTTTCTCGATCAATACGCTGTCCATGTTCGGGCTGGTGCTCGCCATCGGCTTGCTGGTGGACGATGCGATCGTGGTGGTGGAAAACGTCGAGCGGGTGATGCAGGAGGAAGGCTTATCGCCTCGTGACGCAACCCGCAAGGCGATGGACCAGATTACCGGCGCGCTGGTGGGCGTGGCACTGGTGCTCTCGGCGGTGTTCGTGCCGGTGGCATTCTCGGGCGGTTCGGTCGGCGCGATTTACCGTCAGTTCTCGCTGACGATCGTGGCGGCAATGGTGCTGTCGGTGCTGGTCGCATTGATTCTGACGCCGGCGTTGTGCGCGACGATCCTCAAGCCGGTCGAGAAGGGCCACGAGGAAAAAACCACCGGCTTCTTCGGCTGGTTCAACCGCACGTTCAACCGCAGCCGCGACAAGTATCACTCGGGCGTGGCGCACGTGATCAAGCGTTCGGGCCGCTGGCTCATCATCTATATGGTGGTGATCGTCGCGGTGGGTCTGCTGTTCGTGCGCCTGCCGAAGTCGTTCCTGCCCGACGAAGACCAGGGCACGATGTTCGTGCTGGTGCAAACGCCGTCGGGCTCCACGCAGGAAACCACGGCGAGGGCGTTGAAGGACATTTCCGACTATCTGCTCAATACCGAGAAGAGCATCGTGGAATCGACCTTCACGGTGAACGGCTTCAGCTTCGCCGGTCGCGGCCAGAACGCGGGTCTCGTGTTCGTGCGGATGAAGGACTACTCGGTGCGTCAGCATTCGGACCAGAAGGTCCAGGCGCTGGTGGGACGTCTCTTCATGCACTTCGGCAGCTATAAGAACGCGCTGGTGTATCCGGTGAATCCGCCGTCCATTCCAGAACTCGGCACGGCTGCGGGCTTCGACTTCGAACTGCAGGACCGGGCGGGTATCGGCCACGAGAAGCTGATGGAAGCGCGCAACATGCTGCTTGGTCTCGCGTCGAAAGATCCGACCCTGGCGCAGGTGCGTCCGAACGGCCTGAACGATACGCCGCAGTTCAAGGTGGATATCGATCACGAGAAGGCGTCGGCGCTCGGCGTGTCGCTGGCGACGATCGACCAGACGTTCTCGATCGCGTGGGCGTCGCAGTACGTGAACAACTTCCTCGACACCGACGGCCGGATCAAGAAGGTGTACCTGCAGGGCGATGCACCGTTCCGCATGAAGCCGGAAGACCTGAACGCATGGTACGTGCGCAATTCGGCGGGTGGCATGGTGCCGTTCTCGTCGTTCGCAAGCGGCACATGGACTTACGGTTCGCCGAAGCTGGAGCGCTACAACGGTATTTCCGCGGTGGAAATCCAGGGGGCGGCGGCACCGGGCAAGTCGACCGGTCAGGCCATGACGGCCATGGAAGCGCTCGTGGCGAAGCTGCCGGCGGGCATTGGTTACGAGTGGACGGGTCTGTCGCTGCAGGAACGCCAGTCGGGTTCGCAGGCGCCGATTCTGTATGGCATCTCGATCCTCGTCGTGTTCCTGTGTCTCGCGGCGCTGTATGAAAGCTGGTCGATCCCGTTCTCGGTGATCATGGTGGTGCCGCTCGGCGTGATCGGCGCGCTGCTGGCCGCCACGCTGCGCGGACTCGAGAACGACGTGTTCTTCCAGGTGGGTCTGTTGACCACGGTGGGTCTGTCGGCGAAGAACGCGATCCTGATCGTGGAATTCGCCCGCGAGCTGCAGCAGGGTGAAGGCATGGGACCGGTCGAGGCCGCGCTCGAAGCGGCGCGTCTGCGGTTGCGGCCAATTCTGATGACTTCGCTCGCGTTCATTCTCGGCGTGATGCCGCTCGCAATCAGTAACGGCGCCGGCTCCGCGAGCCAGCACGCGATTGGTACGGGCGTGATCGGCGGGATGTTGACGGCGACCTTCCTCGCGATTTTCATGATCCCGATGTTCTTCGTCGTGATTCGCGCGAAGTTCGGCGGCGAAAAAGAAGACCCGGATGTGGCGCTCGCTCATTACGACCAGCACCATCCTCGTGATGGCGGCGGGGCGGCGGGCGCGTCGACTGACGAAGGCTCGGGCAAGGACGGACATTGA
- a CDS encoding efflux RND transporter periplasmic adaptor subunit, with amino-acid sequence MRVERVPFRLISAATAAVLLAACGPKQSAPPQQTPEVGVVTVQPTAVPVVTELPGRTSAFLVAQVRARVDGIVLRREFTEGDQVKAGQRLYKIDPAPYIAALNNAKASLAKAQANLVSTTAQANRYKVLVAANAVSKQDYDNAVASEGQAAADVAAGKAAVDTAQINLGYTDVTSPVSGQIGISQVTPGAYVQASAATLMATVQQLDPTYVDLTQSSLDGLKLRREIQEGRLKTTGPDAAKVSLILEDGRTYSEQGKLQFTDVTVDQGTGSVTIRAIFKNADKVLLPGMFVRARIQEGVNENALVVPQVGITHDQKGQPTALVVGSDDKVVLRQLVTSGTYGSNWVVESGLKAGDRVIVQGTDKAKPGMQVKTVAAQLPATPASDASAQGAPAASGAAQTAQPASAASGA; translated from the coding sequence ATGCGCGTCGAACGGGTTCCATTCCGCTTAATCAGTGCCGCGACGGCTGCCGTATTGCTGGCAGCGTGCGGACCAAAACAATCTGCCCCGCCGCAGCAAACGCCCGAAGTCGGCGTCGTGACTGTCCAGCCGACGGCCGTGCCCGTCGTCACCGAACTCCCCGGCCGTACCAGTGCTTTCCTCGTCGCGCAAGTGCGCGCGCGGGTCGACGGCATCGTGCTGCGCCGCGAATTCACGGAGGGTGACCAGGTCAAGGCAGGTCAGCGTCTGTACAAGATCGATCCGGCGCCGTATATCGCCGCGCTGAACAACGCGAAGGCGTCGCTCGCGAAGGCGCAGGCGAACCTCGTGTCGACCACCGCGCAGGCCAACCGCTACAAGGTGCTGGTGGCGGCCAACGCGGTCAGCAAGCAGGATTACGACAACGCGGTGGCCTCGGAAGGCCAGGCCGCGGCCGACGTCGCCGCCGGCAAGGCGGCGGTGGACACGGCGCAGATCAACCTCGGCTACACGGACGTGACCTCGCCGGTGAGCGGCCAGATCGGCATCTCGCAAGTGACGCCGGGCGCCTATGTGCAGGCGAGCGCCGCCACGCTGATGGCCACCGTTCAGCAGCTCGACCCGACCTATGTCGATCTGACGCAATCGAGTCTCGATGGCCTGAAACTGCGCCGCGAGATACAGGAAGGCCGGCTGAAGACGACCGGCCCGGACGCCGCCAAGGTGTCGCTGATCCTCGAAGACGGCCGCACGTATTCGGAGCAGGGCAAGCTGCAGTTCACGGACGTCACGGTCGACCAGGGCACCGGCTCGGTCACGATCCGCGCGATCTTCAAAAACGCGGACAAGGTGCTGCTGCCGGGCATGTTCGTGCGCGCGAGGATTCAGGAAGGCGTGAACGAGAACGCGCTCGTGGTGCCGCAAGTGGGCATCACCCACGACCAGAAAGGTCAGCCGACCGCATTGGTTGTCGGCAGCGACGACAAAGTCGTGTTGCGTCAGCTCGTCACCTCCGGCACGTACGGTTCGAACTGGGTGGTCGAGAGCGGCCTGAAGGCCGGCGACCGCGTGATCGTCCAGGGTACCGACAAGGCCAAGCCCGGCATGCAGGTCAAGACGGTTGCCGCGCAACTTCCCGCCACACCCGCTTCCGACGCGTCCGCTCAAGGCGCGCCGGCCGCCAGCGGTGCTGCGCAGACGGCTCAACCCGCCTCTGCTGCATCGGGCGCGTAA
- a CDS encoding TetR family transcriptional regulator, producing MVRRTKEEALETRNSILDAAERVFFEKGVSRTSLADIAQAAGVTRGAIYWHFAHKSDLFTEMFDRVLLPLDELKAASQDPNEPDPLGRLMEICVVCLRDTANDPHRRRVFDILFLKCELVEEMGPVMVRYQTNMREGLAKIEGGLRNAVSKGQLPTDFDARIAAAMVHAFVSGSLRDMLFLPDATDFGAHARQMVEALFDALRLSPALRKGPA from the coding sequence ATGGTCAGAAGAACCAAAGAAGAAGCGCTGGAGACGCGCAACAGCATTCTAGACGCGGCCGAGCGCGTATTTTTCGAGAAAGGGGTGTCCCGCACGTCGCTGGCCGACATCGCGCAGGCTGCGGGCGTCACGCGCGGCGCAATCTACTGGCACTTCGCACATAAAAGCGATCTGTTTACCGAAATGTTCGACCGTGTGCTGTTGCCGCTCGACGAACTCAAGGCCGCCTCGCAAGATCCCAACGAACCCGACCCGCTCGGCCGACTGATGGAAATCTGTGTGGTGTGCCTGCGTGACACGGCGAACGATCCACATCGGCGGCGCGTGTTCGACATCCTGTTTTTGAAGTGTGAACTGGTCGAGGAAATGGGCCCGGTCATGGTCCGCTATCAGACCAATATGCGCGAAGGGCTTGCCAAGATAGAGGGCGGCCTGCGCAATGCCGTGTCGAAGGGTCAGCTTCCCACTGATTTCGACGCCAGGATCGCGGCGGCAATGGTGCACGCTTTCGTCAGCGGGTCATTGCGAGACATGCTGTTTTTGCCCGACGCGACCGACTTCGGCGCGCACGCACGCCAAATGGTCGAGGCGCTGTTCGACGCGCTGCGGCTGAGCCCCGCGTTGCGCAAGGGCCCGGCTTAA
- a CDS encoding SRPBCC domain-containing protein — MELSDALRIPLAPSVVWDALQDLALLRASLDHCESFTRLARGEYALSMTVPLGPLRAHYDTRAHVAGQDSGPADAQRRTINFKARAEGIGALRGQIEVRLRAEEGASGGDPDRGRSTHIEYAIWATSSGPLAELPTRQLEKALHDLADDFFAEFSAVVRAKHGQGSNEAGGSSARRQHVFLRPISLGGMARRARVEHDSGVIGRAASVSHGVTHGVSHGVTHGVSHRESGPHAVPNWAWAAMIFLVALLLYIARWISEH; from the coding sequence ATGGAGCTGAGCGACGCATTGCGGATTCCGCTCGCGCCGTCCGTCGTATGGGACGCGCTGCAGGATCTTGCGTTGTTACGGGCCAGTCTCGACCATTGCGAGTCGTTCACACGCCTCGCGCGCGGCGAATATGCGTTAAGCATGACGGTGCCGCTCGGGCCGCTGCGCGCGCATTACGACACGCGCGCTCATGTGGCCGGCCAGGATTCCGGGCCGGCTGACGCGCAGCGCCGGACCATCAATTTCAAGGCGCGTGCCGAAGGCATTGGCGCGTTGCGCGGTCAGATCGAAGTGAGATTGCGCGCGGAGGAGGGAGCGTCAGGCGGCGATCCCGATCGCGGGCGCAGCACACATATCGAATACGCAATCTGGGCAACGTCTTCCGGCCCGCTTGCCGAACTTCCGACCCGTCAGCTGGAAAAGGCGCTGCACGATCTCGCCGACGACTTCTTCGCCGAATTCAGCGCGGTCGTGCGTGCCAAGCATGGGCAGGGGTCCAACGAGGCGGGCGGTTCGTCGGCGCGGCGCCAGCACGTTTTTTTGCGGCCGATCAGCCTGGGCGGCATGGCCCGGCGCGCCCGCGTGGAGCATGACAGCGGGGTAATCGGGCGCGCGGCGAGCGTGTCGCACGGCGTCACGCATGGCGTGTCGCACGGCGTCACGCATGGCGTGTCGCATCGCGAATCGGGTCCGCATGCGGTGCCGAACTGGGCGTGGGCCGCGATGATCTTTCTGGTGGCGTTGCTTTTATATATCGCGCGCTGGATCAGCGAACACTGA
- a CDS encoding DUF427 domain-containing protein, which yields MSDALMPHANPGESAGGHTISITGNSHRVRIIHGGVTMADTHAGLTLSETGLPDVFYFPRADVNMARLQRSPHATHCPFKGDASYFHLLTEDGLIENAVWSYEEPFEQASQIKGYLAFYPSRVDRIDQTS from the coding sequence ATGAGCGATGCCTTGATGCCTCACGCGAACCCCGGCGAAAGCGCGGGCGGCCACACCATCTCGATTACCGGCAACAGCCACCGGGTGCGCATCATTCATGGCGGGGTGACGATGGCCGACACCCATGCCGGGCTGACACTGAGCGAAACGGGCCTGCCCGACGTGTTCTATTTTCCGCGCGCGGACGTGAACATGGCGCGCCTTCAGCGCTCGCCGCACGCCACCCATTGCCCGTTCAAGGGCGACGCGTCGTATTTTCATCTGCTGACCGAAGACGGGCTGATCGAAAACGCCGTCTGGAGTTACGAAGAGCCGTTCGAGCAGGCTTCGCAGATCAAGGGCTATCTCGCTTTTTACCCTTCGCGCGTCGACCGGATCGATCAGACATCCTGA
- a CDS encoding carboxypeptidase regulatory-like domain-containing protein, translating into MKPQRNQRKIVAAAVCAALTFSLAGGAYAQASDVTGGSTTDQSSAGNANGGGLPQIQQQGDISYVSGGVGLDESKALQHAQSQWPLSLRFTGPGSDFLADVHVRIVDAHGSDVLKADSRGPYMLVKLRPGRYTVHAQYKDHDQTKAVTIPAKGTAKAAFYWNTQ; encoded by the coding sequence ATGAAACCCCAACGCAATCAGCGAAAGATCGTAGCCGCCGCGGTGTGCGCGGCGCTCACGTTCAGTCTGGCGGGCGGCGCGTACGCCCAGGCAAGCGACGTGACCGGCGGATCGACCACCGATCAAAGCAGCGCGGGCAATGCCAACGGCGGTGGTCTGCCGCAAATCCAGCAGCAAGGCGACATATCGTACGTGTCGGGCGGCGTCGGACTCGACGAATCCAAAGCGCTCCAGCATGCGCAAAGCCAGTGGCCGCTGTCGCTGCGCTTTACCGGACCCGGCTCGGATTTTCTCGCCGACGTCCACGTGCGCATAGTCGACGCGCATGGTAGCGACGTGCTGAAGGCCGATTCGCGCGGGCCTTACATGCTCGTGAAGCTGCGCCCGGGCCGCTATACCGTGCATGCGCAATACAAGGATCACGACCAGACCAAGGCAGTGACGATTCCGGCAAAGGGCACCGCCAAGGCGGCGTTCTACTGGAATACGCAGTAA